In the genome of Ignavibacteriales bacterium, one region contains:
- the fliM gene encoding flagellar motor switch protein FliM gives MAEVLSQQEIDLLLNKMKDGTAEEPAPTETKEVIPFDFRLPNRISKNQLRTLKNVHENFSESFASYLVSKLQAIVNINVTSVDQIYYSEYVLSVSNPACLFTFDINNTDIKGILELSPDFAFALVDRLLGGNGLGTKSNKIITPIEQMVLNVVVERIMLDLKKAWQAIDSFDFAVERFEPDIDFAQITSQSESVLLISFEITFGEQSYMMNLCFALFAFDTILTKMSSQKLSAIRPGKYQGTTAQEIISSQLYKTILPVSVEFGKASISVNELIELQKGDVIKLSTKISDEHKIKIGNKEMFLGRAGTVNSKKAIKVTERIEQKENLL, from the coding sequence ATGGCAGAAGTACTTTCACAACAGGAGATTGATCTTCTTCTGAACAAAATGAAAGACGGTACAGCGGAAGAGCCTGCGCCGACAGAAACAAAGGAAGTTATTCCTTTTGACTTCCGTCTGCCTAACCGTATTTCTAAAAACCAGCTTCGTACATTGAAAAATGTTCACGAAAATTTTTCAGAAAGTTTTGCTTCCTACCTTGTCAGCAAGCTGCAGGCAATTGTAAATATTAATGTCACATCTGTCGATCAGATATATTATTCAGAATATGTTCTTTCAGTTTCCAATCCCGCATGTCTCTTTACCTTCGATATAAACAATACGGACATAAAAGGCATACTTGAGCTAAGTCCTGATTTTGCTTTTGCCCTGGTTGACCGTTTGCTCGGCGGAAACGGTTTGGGAACAAAATCAAATAAGATAATAACACCTATTGAACAGATGGTGCTTAATGTAGTGGTAGAAAGAATTATGCTTGATCTGAAAAAAGCATGGCAGGCAATTGATTCTTTTGATTTTGCTGTTGAGCGATTTGAACCGGACATTGATTTTGCGCAGATCACTTCACAAAGTGAATCAGTATTGCTTATTAGTTTTGAGATAACATTCGGTGAGCAGAGTTATATGATGAATCTCTGTTTCGCTTTATTTGCGTTTGATACTATACTGACAAAAATGTCATCTCAAAAACTTTCTGCCATTCGTCCCGGTAAATACCAGGGCACAACGGCTCAGGAAATAATATCGTCACAGCTTTACAAAACCATCTTACCTGTTTCAGTTGAATTCGGCAAAGCCTCGATATCAGTAAATGAACTGATTGAACTTCAAAAAGGTGATGTGATAAAACTCAGCACAAAAATTTCCGATGAACACAAAATTAAAATCGGGAATAAAGAAATGTTCCTCGGCAGAGCCGGAACAGTAAACAGCAAAAAAGCAATTAAGGTTACTGAACGTATCGAACAAAAAGAAAATTTACTTTAA
- a CDS encoding flagellar basal body-associated FliL family protein, with protein MDTKDEKPESNETIEVPAEKKKSALNPKVFIFGVPLFILQLLIVYFVTANILLSKIHQNNPELAGGESENGQQTENADTLQNSQQNVELGKFIFLVEDVIVNPAGTEGKRFLLTTVGFDIATEEEMKELQSKEVLVKDMVISKLSSKDIVQLNNSAYRDTIRTELSSEIKRLIPRVNINNIYFSKYIFQ; from the coding sequence ATGGATACAAAAGACGAAAAACCCGAATCAAACGAAACGATTGAAGTTCCGGCGGAAAAGAAAAAATCAGCTTTAAACCCGAAGGTATTTATCTTCGGTGTTCCGTTGTTCATACTTCAATTATTAATTGTGTACTTCGTAACAGCCAATATTCTTTTAAGTAAGATACATCAGAATAATCCTGAACTGGCTGGAGGCGAAAGTGAAAACGGACAGCAGACAGAAAATGCTGATACGTTACAGAACAGTCAGCAGAATGTTGAACTGGGTAAATTCATTTTTCTTGTTGAAGATGTAATTGTAAATCCGGCAGGAACTGAAGGTAAAAGATTTTTACTGACCACAGTCGGATTTGATATTGCAACCGAAGAAGAGATGAAGGAACTTCAGAGTAAGGAAGTGCTGGTGAAAGACATGGTCATTTCAAAATTATCTTCAAAAGATATTGTCCAGTTAAACAATTCAGCTTACCGCGATACAATCAGAACAGAACTTTCATCCGAAATCAAAAGATTAATACCGCGGGTCAATATCAACAACATTTATTTCAGTAAATATATTTTTCAATAA
- the fliN gene encoding flagellar motor switch protein FliN, which translates to MSEEILNEQNNPGKTKPESLPDSTNGSLKVSGAIADFDEFDESFKHGGYGEDKLEFLKDLQLNVYIELGKTQMQIKDVLELERGYVIELDKLASEPVDIYVNNKKIAEGEVVVIDKHFGIRITNLHDSNNRLKGLY; encoded by the coding sequence ATGAGTGAAGAAATATTAAACGAACAAAACAACCCCGGAAAAACTAAACCTGAATCGCTTCCCGACAGCACAAACGGTTCATTGAAAGTCAGCGGCGCAATTGCGGACTTTGACGAATTCGATGAATCATTTAAACATGGCGGCTACGGCGAGGATAAGCTGGAATTCCTTAAAGACCTTCAGCTTAATGTTTATATCGAACTTGGAAAAACACAGATGCAGATTAAGGATGTTCTTGAACTTGAACGCGGTTACGTAATTGAGCTTGATAAACTTGCAAGCGAGCCGGTTGATATTTATGTCAACAATAAAAAAATCGCTGAAGGCGAAGTAGTTGTTATCGATAAACACTTCGGAATAAGAATAACAAACCTTCACGATTCGAATAACAGGTTAAAGGGATTGTACTGA